In Prionailurus viverrinus isolate Anna chromosome D1, UM_Priviv_1.0, whole genome shotgun sequence, the DNA window AGAAATGAGAATACAAGATATCAGAAGGATGAGGACATATGCTACAAAGAACTCAGAATAATAAACCAGAAAATTGAAATAAGGCAAAAATTCAGTAATCAAGAGTAATTTAATACATAGAAATTTAATACAAGAGTGGGTGGTCACTACTGAAAGCATaattaaggaaagagaagagaaagagagatgaagaaaaatcagTTTCAAGTAAATAATTAAGAGAATTAAGAATTTGATAGAAAATGACAGATCTAACAGTActaagatataatttaaaaaacaatagaaatgtgactcatacaaatataaaattgacATACAAAAATTTATAACTATCTCAATGAGTATATCAATAAAATGAGAGATatagaatttttaagaaataagggtttatgacatttatttggaaaagttacaataaaatatttagtttcctttttaattttattgaaaaaatgtaCACATAGAAAAGTACATACATCTCAAGTGTatagcttgatgaatttttaaattgaacGTACCCTTATAAACAAGcccaagaaaaagaacatttccagAACCCAGGGAACCTCCTGTATTCTTCCAGTCACTCTCTCCCATGTAAAGATAACCATAGTATGAAACAGAGACTAATTTATGTAATAGCTAGTTTTTTTTCAAGGACAGAGTTattgcattttaataaaatacagaaaatctaCCATTTATATGTGCCAGTTACATGAATTTGAATAGACACACACAACTGTGTAACAATAACCACATTATGGGCAATAGAAATATTCTATATTGTAGAATTGTGGAATTCCTTTGTAAATTTCTACAAAAATGCTTTTCTTAGTTTTAACTCgggttgcattgaatatatagataatttgcaattacatttaattaatagatcagtatcttctttatccctttctttctttaattcttttgttcttaaattcaAATTCCATGACCAACATTCCCTATCTATTAATTTAGTCTCCCCAGGTGTTGAGCTCAGGCACCTatgtattttaaacacatttttgaataatttatttaagtacATAGCCATGAACTAGTTTATAGATGAGTATACAAGATTTCCAAGACAAGACCCTGACCGACACAAAAAGTTTGACCTTTATCTCTGCCAGATctctcatattttgtttattacatAGAATATTAAATTTATCTATATAGTGTCCCATCTCTGTTTTTAATACTTCCtgtttatgtattcatatattttctccctATTAAACTCTCAGTGAGCTTCATGTATTTTTCATGccactttaaaagttaaataaatatggTAATCTTTATTAAATGATTATGAAGTTTGTCATACCTTATTTTGAGACAAGTAAACAGGTTATGTTCTCAGGAAGAAAGAACTGGGTTTTAGAGAATTTAAGTCATAAACCCAATGGCgtatatttatttagtatctGAGCCAGGATTGTGTCCTGTAGCATTAGATTGTTTTCCAGCCCTATGTATTGCTGTGCCCTGAGGGCTATTTTATACCAGAGGCCAAAGTGTATTCATGTGATCATTTTTATCATGTAGCTCATGGTTCCAGAGCCACTCATTTACTATGaaagaaacacatgaaattaTCTGACTTTTCCGTCCCAGAAGATAATTACCCTATTTTCTCCTTGGAGCATCCCTGTGGACATCAAGAAGAGCTTGAAAGTCTGCTATAAAACTCCAAATGATCAGTGAGCATAGGGTATGTTAACTGAATGAGCAGTTCATTTCCACAGGTAAGAGGAAAGTGTTTCTTATTACTTACAGAATTCTTCAGAAGTCATAACCTTGAATCTCAAACTAGATTCCgcattataatatttaaatctgAGATGGAAATTTCTAGTTAactgagaattaaattaaaattgaacAAGGAAATTCCAGGGAACATTACAAGGATAATAGGAAAGACTCCTTGCATGTTTAGGTCAACAGATTTGGAAATtagacattttatttcactttcttgatggaaTGTAACAGCTGGAATAAAGGTAGTTGAAATAAagggatgggggcgcctgggtggcacagtcggttaagcgtccgacttcagccaggtcaggatctcgcggtccgtgagttcgagccccgcgtcaggctctgggctgatggctcagagcctggagcctggttccgattctgtgtctccctctctctctgcccctcccccgttcatgctctgtctctctctgtcccaaaaataaataaacgttgaaataaaggGATGTATTAcaaatttaggaaaattattaaatagaGAGCAAATTAACTATCAACCAATCATCAGATACATGCCAGTTGAGGatcataatttgtttttctaatgcaaacacataaatgaattttaaatttgttttactgGTTAGCTGCTTGCTGAAGAAGccacttcagttttattttcttttttttaagtcatgattTGCTTAAACTTGATGGCTTTATAAAAGAATTCAAACACATGAGGATGttattttgtattgtttccaGAAGACAACCTTTCCAGAATTATGGCATATCAAAATGAATTGCAACATAGTCAACTGCCCatagcttattttttaatcattacaaAAGTTTATTTAACAAAAGGTTCAATATGAAAATGCACATAACCTGATTTTTATATTGTAGTAAAACAGGTGCTATGGAGACGGGACATGTGGAAgccattttgatttcttctgatGAACACACACGTTGTTTATATTCGTTCCAAAGCTTCTAACATGATGATGCTATTTCCTCGTATACCACCATTCCAATACTCTGTTGCCCACTAGTTGCCATTTGCACACTTCCATCTATCACAAAATTCATAAAGGGATTGAACCCCTGCAATAGTCCTTGGACATGTCTGCCATTTGATATCAATGATAGTTTCTtgtccataattttttttcaactcgGGAGGGTGAGCTTTGTTCATGGTGTCTACTCGACCACCTCAAAGATGCCCCCAAATGGAATTCATGGTGTCCTTCATGCTCCCGCTAGACACAGCTGCAAGTGTGGGACAGAGAAACCTGGTCTTCAATCCTGTCTTTGCTTCTATCGGTATGACCACGGCCCGGTTATAGGTCAAGctgtttctcagttttctcatctataaaaggatgTTAAATTATTTAGTTTGCAGGTTGCTATGCAGATGACATAAGATAATGTACACACAATTTTTAACCCTCAGTAGCCACTTAATATCATGTGGTTGCAGCTATCATTGCTGTCCTTCTCAAGGTTAGCATTTATGACATCGTTCTCATAGATGTGCCCTGTGTATGTTTTCTAACTGTATTACAGGTGAAGAATTGAAAAAATTAGTCTTCCATATTGGTCTATTTTGTTAAAATTGAGAGTTTGTATTTTTGTCTACCTAATCTTTATCTCCTAAGATGAAATGAGCTAGATAAGGAAAAGAATTATTATGGACAAAATCATCAGGGGGGTGTAAGTAGACATACTATCATTTTACTGACATGACCAAAGTACAATGCAATGATAGCAATGAATTTCCAAGATGCCTGACACCATAGAGTATTGTGATGGTCAGAGAGGGCTGCCCTGTATGACAAGGGCTAATATCTAAATCTAACATCCTATATTGTActcatttgtgaatattttgaatttaaataattttcacacTGTATTTCTCATTTAAATGCATCCCAGGGATACACATGTAGGTGGTCCCATTTTAACAACtggatacacacacacgcacacacacacacggaatttCACACACATTTTACAAAATCTAGGACTAGTAACAggtatgtaatttttattataatattttcagatttttaaatttctatattcattcatatttgaAGATTTTCAGATGATGCAATATGAAGCAAGATGGGAGaaaatttaacagaaaacaaCTGGAAATTAACCCAATAATTGGCATAATTTGTTTAACATGAAAAATTTAACCAacaacttaataaaataatttctttatttacGCAGGATAATGTATCCTCTGGAACACAACTTCTTCATCACTGCCTTTTCCTTCACTGACAAGGATTTCAACATGTCCTTCTAAGAAACAAACATGAGAATACATAAAGTGggttctattttcaaaaatatcgCCTTTAAAACCtgcaaataaatactaaaatggcAGGGTTGACATTGGATTTAGACTTATACACAATTAAGTTGAAAAATGTAACTGAGTTCACTACGTTTATATTGACGGGTTTCACAGATGATTTTGAGGTGCAAATCTTCCTCTTTTTACTATTTCTAGCAATCTACCTTTTTACTCTGGTAGGAAATTTGGGGCTAGTTATATTAGTCATTGGAGATTCTCGGCTACACAACCCCATGTACTACTTTCTGAGCGTATTGTCTTTCCTGGATGCCTGTTATTCTTCAGTTGTCACCCCAAAAATATTGGTCAATTTCCTCGCAGAGAATAAAACCATTTCCTATGTTGGATGTGCAGCGCAGATGCTTCTCTTTGTTACCTTTGGGACCACAGAATGCTTTCTCTTGGCTGCAATGGCATATGACCGCTATGTCGCCATCTACAACCCTCTCCTGTACTCAGTGAGCATGTCACCCAGAGTCTATGTGCCACTCATCGTTGCTTCCTACGTGGGTGGCATTTTGCATGCTTCCGTACACACAGTGGCCACATTCAGCCTGTCCTTCTGCGCATCCAATGAAATTAGACATGTCTTTTGTGACATCCCTCCTCTCCTCGCCATTTCTTGTTCTGACACTCACACAAACCAGCTCCTGCTCTCCTACCTTGTGGGCTCCATTGAGCTCGTCACTATCCTGACAGTTCTGATCTCCTATGGTTTCATTTTGTTGGCCATTCTGAAGATTCATTCTGCTGCAGGGAGATGGAAAGTCTTTTCTACATGTGGCTCTCACCTAACTGGAGTGTCAATATATCATGGAACCATCCTCTTCACGTACGTGAGACCAAGTTCCAGCTATGCTCTGGACCATGACATGATAGTCTCAACATTTTACACGATTGTGATTCCCATGCTGAATCCCATCATCTACAGTTTAAggaacaaagatgtaaaagaagCGATGAAAAATCTGTTCGGTAAAAATTGGTATATCAATAAAGTCTACTTTTCACATTGACCAttaaattgagaaaaattatGAATGCTATGGATCATCTcagtattaaaatagaaatgttttgctttagtttatttgtgtctttgtcttcttgctatttatttttatttaaagattgtGGTCACATCTCACCTGTACATTTTTCACATATGTAGAAAAATCTCTgtcattcctttgtttcttccttaatTCATCCGGAAATACACACAGGCgcacacatacatttatacacacatgtgtaaATACATATCCATCTGTGCTGAGGCTGATTGTATTAActtgctcaggctgccataacaaagtgccacagactggTGGCTTTCACAGCAGCAATCTATTGCTCACCGTTACAGAATCTGTAAGTCTGAAGGTGAAACGGAGTGAATTTCTTCCTattcctctctccttcacttGTAGGTGGcagtcttctctttctgtctccacaTGGTCAttcctctctgtgtttctgcGTTCTGATCTCTCTTTATGATACCAGTGATCTTGGATTAGGGTCCACTCTAACGAccccattttaagttaattatcTCCTCAAAGGCTTTATTGTCAAAtatagtcatattctgaggtatgGGGAGTTAGGTTTTCACATATGAATATTGGTATATATAccaatacatatacacattatatatacatatatatatacacgtatatatgtgtgtgtctttgcatgtacatgtgcacacatgcatatattcattacatatagatatatttgcatatagacacatacatatatttattatttgtaagtatatttataaatacagagtCACATATGTATGTGatctttactttaaaatgtatagtATTACCTTTCATCCTCATATGAGTCAAACTGGATAGTCTCCCATAGTTGCAATTATACATAACTTGAAGATCATATCTGAATAGCTTGAGCAAATACTACGtcactgggaaaaaaaaccaagctCACATAATCCCAGTCCACTTTCATTGAGTCACTGGTATCTGACTCCTGATAAAATAACTCCGCTccatccttatttatttatttatttatttattaacttttttttaaatttatttttgggacagagagagacagagcatgaacgggggaggggcagagagagagggagacacagaatcgaaaacaggttccaggctcccagccatcagcccagagcctgacgcggggctcgaactcacggaccgcgagatcgtgacctggctgaagtcggatgcttaaccgactgcgccacccaggcgccccacctctgcTCCATCCTTAAATCcatgcactgacagcagggaccatagataatatatttaaatcccTGGTGTCACTACCACGCTGCTTGTGAGAGTATGTCTCTCCTCTTTTCGTTATTTCATTCAGAGCATGGACATTAAATCCATTTTCTGCCTCACAGAATACAGAGACCAGACATTAGCACCGATCAAGATTATACTTAACctcaagaacaacaaaaaacaagcacAATTCAGAGAGTGAGTTACAGCTGGCTGGCGGAAGCTGAGCTAAGCTGCAGCCCAACTTTATGGGTTTTCCTACTAACTTGGTATAGACTCAGCTTTGGCTCTCTTTTCTTCTGACCACTACCACTTTATTATGGTCTTACAGACGCCACTACTCCTTGGTGCCCAGACCCAAGAACCAaggcataggggtgcctggaggctcagttggttaagccaccgatttcagctcaggtcaggatctcatggtctgtgagttcgagcaccccatcggactctgtgctttcagcttagagctgcttcagattctgtgtctccttctctctctctgtccctccccagctagtgatcaatctctctctctctttctatcaaaactaagaagcattaatttttttttaaagaaccatccCAACTATACTCATGTTTAGCCCTGTTTCCAACAGACCTCATTTTAATTGCAAGAACATGTGTCCTTCAAAGTTAATTCATTGTAAGTGGTTGTGTTTttcaatccttccttcctttttttttttaaagttttatttttacttattttgaaagagagagagagtgagcaagcaagggagggcagagagagagggagacagaatcccaagcagggcccacGCATCAGTGCTGAGTTCCACACAGGGCCCTaacctacaaactgcgagatcacaacctgagctgagaccaagagtcagatgcttacctgactgagcccccctggtgcccctccatccttccctcttacatttcattatcatcatcatcatcatcatcactattatttttttatttattttgagagagggagagagagagactggggaggggcagagagggagacagagaatcccaaagcaggctccacaatgtcagtgcagagccacaagcagggcttgaactcacaaaacatgagatagttacctgagccaaaatcaagagtcagacacttaactgagccaacccagagcccctattattattattattattattattattttaagtgttgAATCCCTTTGGTTCCAATAAGATGATCTCCTTAGAACACAGAGTACTACTTAAGGCTATTTCCCTAAAGAGGGATCATTAAGTATAAATAACACCTTaactgtataaatatatataatcttttaccACAATATATATGCCCCAacaatttttctgcattttttttccttctgtttgcaAGGTTTTCTGGGCTGTCATTCACATAACTCctgtttttaaatgcctattcTTAGTGAGGAGTTCATTGACTACATTATGATAATTAGAATTTACTTCCTTTGAATATCctcatattctttccttcttaaatACACTCCTTTCACTTATCACAATTTCATATAACatgcatttaatttatatttgatttattgTCTGATCTATTTTCCAGACATATGTGTCTGG includes these proteins:
- the LOC125146560 gene encoding olfactory receptor 5T1-like; this translates as MAGLTLDLDLYTIKLKNVTEFTTFILTGFTDDFEVQIFLFLLFLAIYLFTLVGNLGLVILVIGDSRLHNPMYYFLSVLSFLDACYSSVVTPKILVNFLAENKTISYVGCAAQMLLFVTFGTTECFLLAAMAYDRYVAIYNPLLYSVSMSPRVYVPLIVASYVGGILHASVHTVATFSLSFCASNEIRHVFCDIPPLLAISCSDTHTNQLLLSYLVGSIELVTILTVLISYGFILLAILKIHSAAGRWKVFSTCGSHLTGVSIYHGTILFTYVRPSSSYALDHDMIVSTFYTIVIPMLNPIIYSLRNKDVKEAMKNLFGKNWYINKVYFSH